The following proteins come from a genomic window of Paraburkholderia sprentiae WSM5005:
- a CDS encoding DUF7696 family protein has translation MLADRLDERIAEAISHTIAQERASADTASPAWRMRCEVARIATYSEPERRIFLLHVAERRGEAAAHELEQSASEMRTTAIFFLARKPS, from the coding sequence ATGCTTGCCGACCGTCTTGACGAGCGTATTGCCGAAGCGATCAGCCACACGATCGCTCAGGAACGCGCATCTGCTGATACCGCATCGCCCGCATGGCGAATGCGGTGCGAGGTAGCAAGGATCGCGACATATAGCGAACCCGAGCGCCGCATTTTTCTTTTACATGTTGCTGAGCGCCGCGGCGAGGCAGCGGCGCACGAACTGGAGCAGTCGGCCAGCGAAATGCGCACTACGGCAATCTTTTTTCTCGCGAGGAAACCCTCATGA
- a CDS encoding zinc-dependent alcohol dehydrogenase family protein — protein sequence MLHLQLVISSALASMPECNAIFSIPPRAFPSGTAGFFFSLVCGKGEADEVLIRLLAASLNYLDLMVVSGRFGNAGMPSFIPGTDGAGEIVEIGSRVKGWSVGDRVVPGLMVDWVSGPITRAASERLRGVTMPGSLADYAVVPATSLVRIPERMQFVQGASLPIAATTASNAMLAGNVRPGSIVVLLGTGGVSLFALQFAKAAGARVIITSSSDEKLERARKLGADVTINYRSTPEWDEVVLSETSGAGADLIVETIGAATFPRSLNAAAVAGTIFVVGFASEIDLMIPVLPINLKTLRIVGNNTGSTANLADAVRAIAETGIKPVIDRTFDFDDAPAAYRFLEGASHFGKVAIELDAQ from the coding sequence GTGCTGCACCTGCAGCTGGTGATCAGTTCCGCCTTGGCTTCAATGCCTGAATGCAACGCCATCTTCTCGATACCGCCCCGCGCGTTCCCGTCTGGAACCGCGGGCTTTTTTTTCTCGCTGGTTTGCGGGAAAGGTGAAGCGGACGAAGTCCTTATCCGTCTGCTGGCCGCGAGCCTGAATTACCTAGACCTGATGGTGGTGTCGGGGCGGTTCGGAAACGCTGGCATGCCTTCGTTCATTCCAGGCACGGACGGCGCGGGAGAAATCGTCGAAATCGGCAGCCGGGTCAAAGGATGGTCGGTGGGTGACAGGGTCGTGCCGGGTCTGATGGTGGACTGGGTCTCGGGTCCCATTACGCGTGCCGCGTCGGAGCGGTTGCGAGGCGTCACCATGCCGGGTTCGCTCGCGGACTACGCGGTCGTGCCGGCCACCTCTCTTGTTCGCATCCCGGAGCGGATGCAGTTTGTGCAAGGAGCCAGCCTGCCAATCGCGGCCACGACCGCGTCGAACGCGATGCTCGCTGGCAACGTCCGGCCAGGGTCTATCGTCGTGCTGCTGGGAACAGGCGGCGTAAGTCTGTTCGCGCTGCAGTTCGCGAAAGCAGCGGGCGCACGCGTCATCATTACGTCGTCATCGGACGAGAAACTGGAGCGCGCTCGCAAGCTGGGCGCAGACGTAACGATCAATTACAGGTCGACGCCGGAATGGGACGAGGTCGTCCTCTCGGAAACTTCTGGCGCTGGCGCGGACCTGATCGTCGAAACGATTGGCGCAGCTACCTTTCCCCGCTCACTTAATGCGGCAGCCGTCGCGGGGACCATCTTTGTAGTGGGTTTTGCCAGCGAAATAGATCTGATGATTCCCGTCTTGCCTATCAATCTGAAGACATTGCGTATCGTCGGGAACAATACTGGTTCGACGGCGAATCTCGCCGATGCGGTTCGCGCGATCGCGGAAACGGGAATCAAACCTGTCATTGACCGGACGTTCGATTTCGATGACGCCCCTGCCGCCTATCGATTTCTCGAGGGCGCGTCGCACTTTGGTAAAGTCGCAATAGAACTCGATGCACAATAA
- a CDS encoding adenine nucleotide alpha hydrolase family protein yields MFDEILEKMEAAIAVLMDLIRAGHPLCGTASGKDSTCATILMLEAVRRVAEVGHAQPAHYISSANTTIENSSLARHIETMLEEVDDYAAAYGLGVTAHIATPSLAMQFVVSTIGRGTLVRTVENGVRDGKRIRACATDWKLIPQGRLRAALERDAMARGDREICTVLGNRIAESASRGAAMLVRGESAIARTRDVNSALTISPLRDWSVDDVWIMLTMFADEEKRPFPCAFSVRSIERLSELYRAGNDGMCGVVLGESGQRTACSSRFGCVFCCVVGDRDKSLESVIREPEHAYMAGLNDFRNYLLATQWDLKRRELVGRSLSPAGYVRVQPDVLSFGERMNLLRYLLTLDALEIERAEQHDADLAAGRIPDTPENRDLCDVQFEMITPAQLVAIDFMLSMHHYAPHAFPAVSTWYEVHRLGRRYRIPKVDTFPKVPITNHGWFHVGQFNADAPAEGLRDFAAEQWNRYRHPGRVSAHAQTTAGERVVYFEQSDHLDVDAERACEFVTCSFDPAWYARVQANAGIESARFWLNETILTLPRGKAQRYQEMAVRGQYFARLAERLNLTPAEIDQYLISNAVKEVQQQFDLFSMAA; encoded by the coding sequence ATGTTCGACGAAATTCTTGAAAAGATGGAGGCAGCAATTGCCGTTCTCATGGACCTGATCCGCGCGGGCCATCCGTTGTGCGGCACCGCAAGCGGCAAGGACTCTACGTGCGCGACGATTCTGATGCTCGAAGCCGTTCGCCGCGTCGCCGAAGTGGGTCATGCTCAACCCGCGCACTACATTTCTTCGGCCAATACGACCATCGAGAACAGCAGCCTTGCGCGACATATCGAGACGATGCTGGAGGAGGTTGACGATTACGCGGCCGCGTACGGTCTCGGCGTGACGGCACACATTGCCACGCCGTCGCTCGCGATGCAGTTTGTCGTCTCTACCATTGGCCGCGGCACGCTGGTGCGCACCGTCGAAAACGGCGTGCGCGATGGCAAGCGCATCAGAGCATGTGCCACGGACTGGAAGCTGATCCCTCAGGGGCGGTTGCGCGCGGCGCTCGAGCGAGATGCTATGGCCCGGGGCGATCGCGAGATCTGCACCGTCCTCGGCAATCGCATCGCTGAAAGTGCCTCACGCGGCGCTGCCATGCTGGTGCGGGGGGAAAGCGCGATTGCACGCACGCGCGACGTCAACAGTGCGCTGACTATCTCGCCGTTACGCGACTGGTCGGTCGATGACGTCTGGATCATGCTGACTATGTTTGCCGACGAAGAGAAGCGCCCGTTTCCCTGCGCGTTCTCGGTGCGGTCGATCGAACGTCTGTCGGAGCTTTACCGCGCCGGAAACGATGGCATGTGCGGGGTCGTCCTCGGTGAAAGTGGGCAACGCACGGCGTGCAGTTCGCGATTCGGCTGCGTGTTCTGTTGCGTCGTCGGCGACCGCGACAAGTCGCTCGAATCCGTGATCCGTGAGCCCGAGCATGCGTACATGGCGGGCCTCAACGATTTCCGCAATTACCTGCTCGCGACGCAATGGGATCTGAAGCGCCGCGAGCTGGTGGGTCGGTCGCTGAGTCCTGCCGGATATGTGCGTGTGCAGCCCGATGTGCTGTCGTTTGGGGAGCGCATGAATCTGTTGCGCTATCTGCTCACGCTTGACGCGCTCGAAATCGAGCGCGCCGAACAGCACGATGCGGATCTCGCCGCTGGCCGGATCCCGGACACGCCAGAGAACCGTGACCTCTGCGACGTGCAGTTCGAGATGATCACGCCGGCGCAACTGGTCGCGATCGACTTCATGCTGTCCATGCACCACTACGCACCGCATGCGTTTCCGGCGGTGTCCACCTGGTACGAAGTCCACAGACTGGGGCGCCGCTACCGCATCCCCAAAGTTGACACGTTTCCAAAGGTGCCAATCACGAATCACGGATGGTTCCACGTCGGTCAGTTCAACGCAGATGCGCCAGCCGAAGGTTTGCGCGATTTTGCCGCGGAGCAGTGGAATCGCTACCGGCATCCGGGTCGCGTGTCCGCCCATGCACAGACGACTGCTGGCGAACGCGTTGTGTATTTCGAGCAAAGCGATCACCTCGACGTCGATGCCGAAAGAGCCTGTGAGTTTGTCACCTGCTCGTTTGATCCCGCGTGGTATGCGCGCGTGCAGGCCAACGCAGGCATCGAATCGGCACGCTTCTGGCTCAACGAAACGATCCTGACACTGCCTAGGGGCAAGGCGCAGCGATATCAGGAGATGGCGGTGCGCGGGCAGTATTTCGCACGACTCGCTGAGCGTCTGAACCTGACGCCGGCGGAAATCGATCAGTACCTAATCAGCAATGCCGTGAAGGAAGTGCAGCAACAGTTCGATCTTTTCTCGATGGCCGCGTAG
- a CDS encoding metallophosphoesterase family protein, whose amino-acid sequence MKIAALSDIHGNLAALDAVLDDAHRQGADVIVNLGDIFSGALYPCQTADRLKPLGLPTIRGNHERQLLSNDLSRMGLSDRFARGSLRDDQLAWIRDLPATLKVVEDVLLVHGTPESDLSYFLDTVTEHGCRVATVDEVESRAGNTNATLILCGHTHLQRSMRLDDGRLIVNPGSVGLQAYEDSLPFPHRMEMGSPHARYALVTRTAPGWDVDFRAVEYDWHEAANVAALNGRPDWETALRTGYC is encoded by the coding sequence ATGAAAATCGCAGCCCTCTCCGACATTCACGGCAATCTGGCGGCATTAGATGCTGTGTTGGATGACGCCCACCGGCAGGGCGCCGACGTGATCGTCAACCTCGGCGATATTTTTTCCGGCGCCCTCTATCCATGTCAAACGGCGGATCGGTTGAAGCCTCTTGGGCTGCCCACGATTAGGGGGAACCATGAAAGACAACTCCTTTCCAACGATCTGTCTCGAATGGGCCTGTCGGACCGCTTTGCCCGGGGCTCTCTACGGGACGATCAACTGGCTTGGATACGCGATTTGCCGGCAACACTGAAAGTTGTCGAAGACGTGTTGCTTGTGCACGGCACGCCGGAAAGCGATTTGAGCTACTTCCTCGATACTGTGACAGAACACGGTTGCCGGGTCGCGACGGTCGATGAGGTCGAAAGCCGTGCTGGCAACACCAACGCGACATTGATTCTCTGTGGACACACGCATCTGCAACGATCGATGAGACTCGATGACGGGCGTCTGATCGTAAATCCCGGCAGTGTTGGATTGCAAGCATACGAGGACAGCCTCCCGTTTCCACACCGTATGGAAATGGGGTCCCCGCACGCTCGTTATGCCCTCGTCACGAGGACTGCGCCGGGATGGGACGTCGACTTTCGGGCCGTCGAATATGACTGGCATGAGGCTGCGAATGTAGCCGCACTGAACGGACGGCCTGATTGGGAAACTGCCCTTCGAACTGGATATTGTTGA
- a CDS encoding metallophosphoesterase family protein, which translates to MRLAHFSDLHYAPDNLAESDRCFSFAVGDAILSGAKVGVISGDSTDHRLDAHAPSLNALATQIHRLATAMPVLMLQGTFSHEPPGTLDNFALMGGTHQIFVADRFSQVALIDGRFWASTGPVFSDDELRGFIGVKPEVVFTCLPTVNKGQLAASVGALEAGTGVGDVLAAFLAAAGRVNRQLRAAGIRTVGVSHGTVNGCTTEHGVVMAGFDHEFSLTALFDADCDGFMLGHIHKAQQWERDGRLVAYPGSIGRFHYGEEGDKGYLSWDVEPGSATATLVATPSRQMICVDFDGPPDIAQLQEIAAHAGDKFVRVRWQIDEEHRQVVDRDAVRALFSGAADLKIESRVLPVVRSRAQGISLETSVEGKLGRWCELANIDAGPLQDRLQLLASGDVDAIAAGVLAGIDSQPESPPELHPESHPETSALATVLAHPAASLDTADEAAARPVESETQVPVARASLDWLNDDLFAA; encoded by the coding sequence TTGCGACTCGCACATTTCTCTGACCTGCATTACGCGCCGGACAATCTCGCGGAGTCGGATCGCTGTTTCAGCTTCGCCGTCGGCGACGCGATACTCAGTGGCGCGAAAGTCGGCGTCATCTCGGGCGACTCGACCGATCACCGGCTCGACGCACATGCACCGTCGCTCAATGCACTGGCTACGCAGATTCACCGGCTCGCGACCGCGATGCCTGTTCTCATGCTTCAGGGCACGTTCTCGCACGAGCCGCCAGGTACGCTCGATAACTTCGCGCTGATGGGCGGCACGCATCAGATCTTCGTGGCCGACCGGTTCTCACAGGTCGCGCTCATCGACGGCCGATTCTGGGCATCGACAGGGCCGGTGTTCTCGGATGACGAACTGCGCGGGTTTATTGGCGTGAAACCGGAAGTCGTCTTCACCTGCCTTCCCACAGTCAACAAGGGCCAGCTGGCTGCGAGCGTTGGCGCGCTCGAGGCCGGTACGGGAGTGGGCGACGTGCTTGCCGCATTTCTGGCGGCGGCAGGCCGGGTGAACAGACAGCTTCGCGCAGCAGGAATCCGCACCGTCGGTGTCTCACATGGCACGGTCAACGGCTGTACGACCGAGCACGGTGTCGTGATGGCGGGCTTCGATCACGAGTTCTCCCTGACCGCGCTGTTCGACGCCGACTGCGACGGCTTCATGCTCGGCCACATCCATAAGGCGCAGCAGTGGGAACGCGACGGCAGGCTTGTCGCATACCCCGGCTCGATTGGCCGGTTTCACTATGGCGAAGAAGGCGACAAGGGCTATCTGTCGTGGGACGTTGAACCGGGCAGTGCGACAGCAACGCTGGTGGCGACCCCGTCGCGTCAGATGATCTGTGTGGACTTCGACGGACCACCGGATATTGCGCAGCTTCAGGAGATCGCAGCGCACGCCGGCGACAAATTCGTGCGTGTGCGCTGGCAGATCGATGAAGAGCACCGTCAGGTTGTGGATCGTGACGCGGTCAGGGCGCTCTTTTCCGGCGCCGCGGACCTGAAGATCGAGTCACGCGTGTTGCCGGTTGTTCGCAGCCGCGCCCAGGGCATCAGCCTGGAGACGAGCGTCGAGGGGAAACTCGGGCGCTGGTGCGAACTGGCCAACATCGACGCAGGCCCGCTTCAAGACCGGTTGCAGCTGCTCGCCTCTGGCGACGTGGACGCGATCGCGGCCGGCGTGCTCGCCGGTATCGATTCTCAGCCTGAATCGCCCCCTGAGTTGCACCCTGAATCGCACCCTGAAACGTCGGCGCTCGCCACGGTGCTCGCGCACCCGGCAGCGTCGCTGGACACGGCAGACGAAGCCGCGGCCAGGCCCGTCGAATCGGAGACGCAGGTGCCCGTTGCACGGGCGTCGCTGGACTGGCTCAACGATGATCTGTTTGCGGCCTAG
- a CDS encoding nuclease SbcCD subunit C: MRPLKLTLTGFIGVRDGMKRDTLTLDLEALPAGLIALTGPNGAGKSTIMDNLHPYRIMPSRATKLSVDGFSYWDHVYGAQALKEFEWEHGGVRYRSSFAFRKPGKTGKAEYFLAWRDAQGAWHPMQTGDGTVSDGKAESYDLCVESVCGSLGSFFTSVFSAQNRRPLASYGASEIKALLAELLHIDDLRTLSAKAADVAKALGRALDSTQQQLVALGSKRDRVAQIDQAIASDAQSVTSARESRETLNAKVASLTDQRAVLAARQTANASAQARLRELRTRRSQITTAMQTLVTDASADERRLDQRRTSLRSAIAQHNAVIARRDAILGAASARDAAQARIASEEARVEPIQREISALEEKQLALTAATSSLKGLESEGTSKMTLLRSLEQQAGAISTVPCAGHAMHNACPLLAQARQADGQVQEHRISLTNLRANFRARRDEIELLTPQVQHLAGRRAELKAVNEAIAAARRDLQKAVDLAARKPLLDAATEGLGKASEELAALGAEEATLRARREAQQARLSEEVKELDAEVARLGVDDVTGAITDIDRQLTQCREAITAADARIESLIRSQTMREVERRAIADELAGFDATQSRANRLSDEIAQWKLLAKSLGNEGVIALTIDDAGPALTKMVNDLLLACYGMRFTVEIQTQRALASGELREGFEILVHDADHDSTKAVTVMSGGQKVWINECLTRGIALYLASNAGQPYETLFSDESDGPLDPQRKLQFMRMKREVLRQGGYEREFFISQTPDLVAEADAVIDVQALAA, translated from the coding sequence ATGCGCCCACTGAAACTGACACTGACGGGCTTCATTGGCGTTCGTGACGGCATGAAGCGCGACACCCTGACGCTCGATCTCGAAGCGCTTCCGGCAGGCCTGATTGCGCTGACGGGTCCGAACGGGGCGGGAAAGTCCACAATCATGGACAACCTGCATCCGTACCGGATCATGCCTTCGCGCGCGACCAAGCTCTCTGTCGACGGGTTTTCCTACTGGGACCACGTCTATGGCGCGCAAGCTCTCAAGGAATTCGAATGGGAGCACGGTGGTGTGCGGTATCGCTCGTCGTTTGCCTTCCGCAAACCCGGAAAGACGGGCAAGGCCGAGTATTTTTTGGCGTGGCGCGATGCACAGGGCGCTTGGCACCCGATGCAGACAGGGGACGGCACCGTCTCCGATGGCAAGGCCGAGTCCTATGATCTGTGCGTCGAGTCGGTGTGTGGCTCGCTGGGGTCATTCTTTACCAGCGTGTTTTCCGCGCAGAACCGGCGTCCGCTCGCATCTTATGGTGCGAGCGAGATCAAGGCACTGCTCGCGGAACTGCTGCACATCGACGATCTTCGCACGCTGTCGGCGAAAGCCGCTGACGTCGCGAAGGCGCTCGGCCGCGCGCTCGATTCCACGCAACAGCAACTCGTTGCGCTCGGTTCGAAACGCGATCGCGTTGCGCAGATCGATCAGGCCATCGCTTCCGATGCACAGTCCGTCACCTCGGCTCGCGAGAGCCGGGAGACGCTGAACGCAAAGGTGGCAAGCCTGACCGACCAGCGCGCCGTGCTCGCGGCCAGGCAAACTGCCAATGCCAGTGCGCAGGCCCGCTTGCGCGAGCTACGCACGCGGCGAAGCCAGATCACGACGGCCATGCAGACGCTTGTGACGGATGCGAGCGCCGACGAGCGGCGCCTGGATCAGCGGCGCACCTCCTTGCGCTCGGCAATTGCGCAGCACAATGCAGTGATTGCCCGACGTGACGCGATTCTGGGTGCCGCATCGGCACGCGACGCCGCCCAGGCGCGTATCGCGAGCGAAGAGGCACGGGTCGAGCCGATCCAGAGGGAGATTTCTGCCCTCGAGGAAAAGCAGCTCGCGCTGACCGCGGCGACGTCCAGTCTGAAAGGGCTGGAGTCGGAGGGGACGTCGAAGATGACTCTCCTGAGGTCGCTGGAACAGCAGGCGGGTGCGATCAGTACCGTGCCGTGTGCCGGTCATGCGATGCACAACGCCTGTCCCTTGCTCGCGCAGGCCCGTCAGGCAGATGGACAGGTTCAGGAGCACCGCATTTCGCTCACGAACCTTCGTGCGAACTTCCGTGCCAGACGCGATGAGATCGAACTGCTGACACCACAGGTGCAGCATCTTGCGGGAAGGCGTGCGGAACTGAAGGCGGTCAATGAAGCGATCGCGGCCGCGCGCCGCGACCTTCAGAAAGCCGTCGATCTCGCCGCACGCAAGCCGCTTCTCGATGCCGCAACCGAAGGTCTGGGCAAAGCCAGTGAAGAACTGGCCGCGCTCGGGGCCGAGGAAGCAACCCTGCGTGCCCGTCGCGAGGCTCAGCAGGCCCGGCTCTCGGAGGAGGTGAAGGAACTGGACGCGGAAGTCGCACGCCTCGGCGTCGACGACGTGACAGGCGCCATCACCGATATCGACCGGCAGCTCACGCAGTGCCGCGAAGCCATCACTGCAGCCGATGCACGGATCGAATCACTGATCCGTTCGCAGACGATGCGTGAGGTGGAGCGGCGGGCGATCGCAGACGAGCTTGCGGGCTTCGACGCGACACAGTCGCGCGCGAACCGCCTCTCCGATGAGATCGCCCAGTGGAAGCTGCTCGCCAAAAGTTTGGGCAACGAAGGCGTCATCGCCCTGACGATCGACGATGCCGGCCCGGCACTGACGAAGATGGTGAACGACCTGCTGCTCGCCTGCTACGGCATGCGCTTCACGGTCGAGATCCAGACGCAGCGTGCGCTCGCCAGCGGAGAACTGCGTGAGGGATTTGAAATCCTCGTGCATGACGCCGATCACGACAGCACCAAGGCCGTCACGGTGATGTCGGGTGGCCAGAAAGTCTGGATCAACGAGTGTCTGACGCGTGGCATCGCGCTGTATCTGGCAAGCAACGCTGGACAGCCTTACGAGACGCTATTCAGCGACGAGTCCGATGGTCCGCTCGATCCGCAGCGCAAGCTGCAGTTCATGCGGATGAAGCGGGAAGTGCTGCGGCAGGGCGGGTACGAGCGTGAGTTTTTTATCTCGCAAACACCCGATCTGGTTGCGGAAGCTGATGCGGTCATTGACGTCCAGGCGCTCGCTGCCTGA
- a CDS encoding deazapurine DNA modification protein DpdA family protein, whose amino-acid sequence MYREASDIAMPVHQRNANVAEGLLVRVGIPHSGGRLAYHAFNEAYAGMVSASAFWNPKTGRFRVPEATDLTEIDFALDSAGFTAMRLFQMKGRQRGIAGVYPWTMEQFVELAAFSGATWVAQPDMCCEPEVSADQAAINYRINATATLLEGMLRVVYAWQDQLARTMNANAVQNMVRIPVPVAQGWTVDDYRRSIDLMMQVWERWMPWIAPPTLIGLGSVCRRHLTDPRHGLFAILEGLEGRLPAGVRVHLFGVKGPALARVKMYPWVASVDSMAADFSARVKARQAGIPNTIAHRAAEMNRWMAAASRRAAPAAGDQFRLGFNA is encoded by the coding sequence ATGTACCGTGAAGCATCTGATATCGCAATGCCGGTTCACCAGCGTAACGCCAATGTAGCCGAGGGCCTGCTTGTCCGTGTCGGCATCCCGCACAGCGGCGGCCGCCTGGCATATCACGCATTCAACGAAGCATACGCGGGGATGGTTTCCGCTTCTGCTTTCTGGAATCCCAAAACGGGGCGCTTCCGCGTTCCTGAAGCGACGGACCTTACGGAAATCGATTTTGCCCTGGACAGCGCGGGGTTCACCGCCATGCGGCTCTTCCAGATGAAAGGCCGGCAGCGCGGCATCGCCGGCGTATATCCTTGGACGATGGAGCAATTTGTCGAACTCGCCGCCTTTTCCGGGGCGACGTGGGTCGCTCAGCCCGATATGTGCTGTGAGCCCGAGGTCTCCGCCGATCAGGCGGCGATCAACTATCGCATCAACGCGACGGCGACGCTGCTTGAGGGCATGCTTCGGGTCGTGTATGCGTGGCAGGACCAACTGGCTCGAACGATGAATGCGAATGCTGTGCAGAACATGGTTCGCATCCCCGTACCTGTCGCACAGGGGTGGACCGTCGACGATTACCGGCGCAGCATCGATCTCATGATGCAGGTGTGGGAACGCTGGATGCCCTGGATCGCGCCCCCGACCCTGATTGGTCTGGGCTCCGTCTGTCGACGGCACCTGACCGATCCACGGCATGGACTTTTCGCCATATTGGAGGGGCTCGAGGGACGTCTTCCAGCAGGGGTGCGCGTCCATCTGTTCGGGGTCAAAGGACCGGCGCTTGCCCGCGTCAAGATGTATCCCTGGGTGGCGAGTGTGGACTCGATGGCGGCCGATTTTTCTGCGCGTGTGAAAGCACGGCAGGCTGGGATCCCGAACACCATTGCGCACCGTGCGGCCGAAATGAATCGCTGGATGGCAGCCGCATCGAGACGTGCTGCACCTGCAGCTGGTGATCAGTTCCGCCTTGGCTTCAATGCCTGA
- a CDS encoding NADAR family protein — MRTIGRYTAFFGADDVLSNWHPCRFTYHGVSFSCVEQFMMYAKARLFGDDASPARILATHDPMTQKRVGRKVKNFDLDAWVARRESIVFVACREKFAQNRELRSVLLWTAPTVLVEASPYDRIWGVGLGERDPRLTDESQWRGQNLLGITLMKVRDVLTAH, encoded by the coding sequence ATGCGCACGATCGGGCGCTATACCGCGTTTTTCGGCGCGGACGATGTGTTGAGCAACTGGCATCCGTGCCGTTTCACCTATCACGGTGTGTCCTTCTCGTGTGTCGAGCAGTTCATGATGTACGCGAAGGCACGGCTTTTTGGAGACGACGCGTCCCCAGCGAGGATTCTCGCAACGCATGATCCCATGACGCAGAAGAGGGTCGGCCGCAAGGTCAAAAACTTCGATCTGGATGCATGGGTTGCGCGGCGAGAATCGATCGTCTTCGTTGCCTGCCGCGAAAAATTTGCGCAAAACCGTGAACTACGGTCCGTGTTGCTGTGGACAGCGCCGACGGTGCTGGTTGAGGCTAGTCCCTACGACCGGATATGGGGTGTTGGACTTGGCGAACGGGATCCACGCCTGACCGACGAGTCGCAATGGCGAGGCCAGAACCTGCTGGGCATCACGCTCATGAAGGTTCGGGACGTGCTCACTGCGCACTGA
- a CDS encoding recombination directionality factor — protein MNAVPSLLNGPARSVVEERALRPPVIGHIRPGIKVLTSRARANNRAVEIYNDLVAAGDSFDTIGKVIESKCNLKNALAPKNTPYFTCRRSDFTNPDVADEILRLYGEDRGEGLKLYRFPVLFAFNDWMQNLPNQMAVYGTNGRKFFSQYERDGIRYCMTYAKVERDQRAQRAVRHFGGRTVIRRQDEAIPDGICDPEQCPQYQARHCNLSASFIFAVPDIKGLGLIELPTNSIYVLQKAYSAMQTVQLARGKLTGTRFWITKREFDITRINENGEAVRAKQLLTVLDADIDIGALLDGADDAVPAIEAAANAVALLEPGGNVVPIGGGLTAAVADDAGDGVTGEVDDRLPTEQESGRPQPVAVDSGSEAGHAHQTTPSLQADGNTEGVAESLADKLDRMSDLLKRLGLSAENRKEDFRVFAHTTYGRGWVERPQDVDSMNERLERALGDRTALDREIAAIRQPKFFD, from the coding sequence ATGAACGCAGTTCCCAGCTTGCTCAACGGCCCTGCGCGCAGCGTCGTCGAAGAACGGGCCTTGCGCCCGCCGGTGATCGGACACATCCGGCCTGGCATCAAGGTGCTCACGTCGAGAGCCCGCGCCAACAATCGCGCCGTTGAAATCTATAACGACCTGGTTGCGGCGGGTGATTCGTTCGACACGATCGGCAAGGTGATCGAATCGAAGTGCAACCTGAAAAATGCTCTTGCGCCGAAGAACACGCCGTATTTCACGTGTCGCCGCTCGGACTTCACTAATCCCGACGTCGCCGACGAAATCCTCAGGCTGTATGGCGAGGATCGTGGCGAAGGCCTGAAGCTATACCGCTTCCCGGTGCTGTTCGCCTTCAACGACTGGATGCAGAACCTGCCGAACCAGATGGCCGTCTACGGCACGAACGGTCGCAAGTTCTTCTCGCAGTACGAGCGCGATGGCATCCGCTACTGCATGACGTACGCGAAGGTGGAACGCGATCAGCGTGCGCAACGCGCAGTTCGCCACTTCGGCGGCCGCACCGTCATCCGGCGGCAGGACGAAGCGATTCCTGACGGAATCTGCGACCCCGAACAGTGTCCGCAGTATCAGGCGCGACATTGCAACCTGTCGGCGAGCTTCATCTTCGCCGTGCCGGATATCAAGGGTCTGGGGCTCATCGAGTTGCCGACGAATTCGATCTATGTGCTTCAGAAGGCGTATTCGGCCATGCAGACCGTGCAGCTCGCCAGAGGCAAGCTGACCGGGACGCGTTTCTGGATCACCAAGCGCGAGTTCGATATTACGCGGATCAACGAGAACGGCGAAGCGGTCCGGGCGAAGCAGTTGCTGACCGTGCTCGACGCTGACATCGACATCGGTGCGCTGCTCGATGGGGCCGATGACGCGGTCCCGGCGATCGAAGCGGCCGCCAATGCCGTAGCGTTGCTGGAACCCGGCGGCAACGTTGTCCCAATCGGAGGCGGACTGACGGCGGCTGTTGCAGACGACGCAGGTGACGGGGTCACCGGTGAAGTCGACGACCGCTTGCCCACCGAACAGGAATCGGGACGGCCACAGCCAGTAGCTGTCGACAGCGGCTCTGAAGCGGGGCATGCGCATCAAACCACGCCTTCACTGCAAGCTGATGGGAACACCGAAGGTGTAGCCGAGTCGCTCGCGGACAAGCTGGACCGTATGTCGGACCTGCTCAAGCGTCTAGGCTTAAGCGCGGAAAACCGCAAGGAGGATTTCCGGGTTTTTGCGCACACAACCTATGGCCGCGGATGGGTCGAGCGGCCACAGGACGTCGACAGCATGAACGAGCGTCTTGAAAGGGCACTGGGTGATCGCACAGCGCTCGATCGCGAGATTGCGGCGATCAGGCAGCCGAAGTTCTTCGACTGA